A stretch of Pogona vitticeps strain Pit_001003342236 chromosome 5, PviZW2.1, whole genome shotgun sequence DNA encodes these proteins:
- the LOC144589568 gene encoding uncharacterized protein F54H12.2-like, whose product MAFIHGSSEECAKSELDIFQLSPTQTSVESCMYIEIPPLAALTPNGQIEFYITGNSEDYIDLNNTLLYVVCKITKANGTNIAVDAKVGFVNYPIASLFSQLDVTLGDRLISQSNNCYPYRAMIELLMNYGADSLSTQFAAGGFYRDGYTAMEQTTVAPNTGNWGFRMRAEHTGTSKKWDLMGPLHNELFFQEKMLLNGVDVKIKLTRSKDMFCLLSGDAGEHYKVDILNASLFVKRVKVSPGVRIGHAEALLTSNAKYPIERVGMKVFSIPAGSLVCNQENLFLGQLPKQLVITFVDNEAFSGAYDKNPFNFQHFNVNFIALYVDGVQVPAKPLQPDYANGLCIREYMQLVQTSGKAMKDQDIFITPNEFPHGYTLYAFDLTPDHGCSEHYSLIKTGNLRAEIRFAQPLTATINMLLYGVFDNVIEISHSRNVLFDYM is encoded by the coding sequence atggcgtTCATTCACGGCTCCTCTGAAGAgtgtgccaaatctgaattggatatttttcagctatcacctacacaaaccagcgtggaaagctgtatgtatatagagATCCCGCCCTTAGCAGCGCTAACACCCAACGGCCAAATAGAGTTTTATATAACTGGTAACAGTGAAGATTATATCgatttaaacaataccttgctctacgtggtgtgtaagatcacaaaagcaaatgggacaaaCATCGCTGTGGATGCTAAAGTGGGCTTTGTAAATTATCCCATTGCCTCGCTCTTTAGCCAACTGGACGTTACCCTTGGAGATCGGCTCATCAGTCAGAGTAATAATTGCTACCCCTATAGAGCGATGATAGAGTTGCTTATGAATTACGGCGCTGACAGCTTGAGCACCCAATTTGCGGCGGGCGGCTTTTATAGAGATGGTTATACAGCCATGGAACAAACCACCGTCGCCCCCAATACCGGAAACTGGGGTTTTCGAATGAGAGCAGAACACACCGGAACCAGCAAGAAATGGGATCTGATGGGGCCGTTGCATAATGagctattttttcaggagaaaatgttactgaacggcgtagatgtgaaaatcaaacttacCCGTAGCAAGGACATGTTCTGTCTGCTGAGTGGTGATGCTGGTGAGCACtacaaagtggatattttaaacgcctctctgtttgtcaaaagggtgaaagtgtcCCCAGGAGTTCGCATAGGACACGCAGAGGCCCTTCTCACCTCTAATGCAAAATACCCCATTGAACGCGTGGGCATGAAAGTATTCAGCATACCTGCAGGAAGCcttgtgtgcaatcaagaaaacctttttctggggCAGTTGCCTAAACAGCTCGTCATAACTTTTGTCGACAATGAGGCTTTCAGTGGTGCATATGACAAAAACCCtttcaatttccaacatttcaatgttaattttatagCCTTGTACGTTGATGGGGTACAAGTTCCAGCAAAGCCCCTCCAGCCTGATTATGCAAACGGCCTATGTATCAGAGAGTACATGCAGCTGGTACAAACATCAGGGAAAGCCATGAaggaccaagacattttcatcACCCCTAACGAATTTCCACACGGATACACCCTATATGCCTTTGACCTGACACCGGATCATGGCTGCTCagaacattattctctgatcaagaCTGGAAACCTTCGAGCTGAGATCCGTTTTGCCCAACCCCTAACGGCCACTATTAACATGCTCTTATACGGGGTATTTGACAATGTGATTGAAATCAGCCATAGCAGAAACGTCCTATTTGATTACATGTGA